A window from Azoarcus sp. DD4 encodes these proteins:
- the hprK gene encoding HPr(Ser) kinase/phosphatase, which translates to MRQTSVARLYEDQGQRLQLTHVSGPLDAVLSVAEERIWPADLVGHLNLIHPTRLQILGAAELEWARRQSREKVAHHLNGILSARPPAIIIADGCETPNIVHGVCNAHNVALFSTPHPSASVIDQLRLYLSRQLAEKISLHGVFMDVLGIGVFITGNSGAGKSELALELISRGHGLVADDIVEFSRIAPTVLEGRCPELLKDFIEVRGLGILNIRTIFGETACRRKMRLRLICHLERRQPGQDDPNRLPVQQEVQNILGVPTPRVTLPVAAGRNLAVLLEAAVRSTILQLRGVDSTQEFIDRQSRMLHGDGDTP; encoded by the coding sequence ATGCGGCAGACCAGCGTCGCGCGGCTGTATGAGGATCAAGGCCAGCGGCTGCAGCTGACCCACGTCAGCGGACCGCTCGATGCGGTGCTCTCCGTTGCCGAGGAACGCATCTGGCCGGCCGACCTCGTCGGCCACCTCAACCTGATCCACCCCACCCGGCTGCAGATCCTCGGCGCCGCCGAACTCGAATGGGCGCGCCGCCAGTCGCGCGAGAAAGTCGCCCACCACCTCAACGGCATCCTGTCGGCACGGCCACCGGCCATCATCATCGCCGACGGCTGCGAGACGCCGAACATCGTGCACGGCGTGTGCAACGCGCACAACGTCGCGCTGTTCTCCACGCCCCACCCTTCGGCCAGCGTCATCGACCAGCTGCGCCTCTACCTGTCGCGCCAGCTCGCCGAGAAGATCTCGCTGCACGGCGTGTTCATGGACGTGCTCGGGATCGGCGTGTTCATCACCGGCAACTCCGGTGCCGGCAAGTCGGAGCTGGCGCTGGAGCTGATCTCGCGCGGCCACGGCCTGGTGGCCGACGACATCGTCGAATTCTCGCGCATCGCGCCGACGGTGCTCGAAGGCCGCTGCCCCGAGTTGCTGAAGGATTTCATCGAAGTCCGCGGCCTCGGCATCCTCAATATCCGCACCATCTTCGGCGAGACCGCCTGCCGGCGGAAGATGCGCCTGCGGCTGATCTGTCACCTCGAGCGGCGCCAGCCCGGCCAGGACGATCCCAACCGGTTGCCGGTCCAGCAGGAAGTGCAGAACATCCTCGGCGTGCCGACACCGCGCGTCACGCTGCCGGTCGCCGCCGGCCGCAACCTCGCGGTGCTGCTCGAAGCGGCGGTGCGCTCCACCATCCTGCAGCTGCGCGGGGTCGATTCCACCCAGGAATTCATCGATCGCCAGAGCCGGATGCTGCACGGCGACGGCGACACGCCCTGA
- the ptsN gene encoding PTS IIA-like nitrogen regulatory protein PtsN, protein MSLIAQLLPLSNVVVDLDASSKKRVFEHAGLLFENNQGIARSTVFDSLFSRERLGSTGLGQGIAIPHGRIKGLKEAAGAFLRLSTPVQFDAPDGRPVNLLFVLLVPEQANEAHLQLLSELAQMFSERAFREQLLNAPDAASIHALFANWGPDAADQRRAAV, encoded by the coding sequence ATGAGCCTGATAGCCCAACTCCTGCCACTCTCCAACGTGGTGGTCGACCTCGATGCCAGCAGCAAGAAGCGGGTTTTCGAGCATGCCGGCCTGCTGTTCGAAAACAATCAGGGCATTGCCCGCAGCACTGTATTCGACAGTCTGTTCTCCCGCGAACGACTCGGCTCCACCGGTCTGGGCCAGGGCATCGCCATTCCGCATGGCCGCATCAAGGGCCTGAAGGAAGCCGCGGGCGCCTTCCTGCGCCTGTCGACGCCGGTGCAGTTCGACGCCCCCGACGGTCGTCCGGTCAACCTGCTGTTCGTCCTGCTGGTACCGGAACAGGCCAACGAGGCCCATCTGCAATTACTCTCGGAACTGGCGCAGATGTTCAGCGAGCGCGCTTTCCGCGAGCAGTTGCTGAACGCCCCCGACGCCGCCTCCATCCACGCGCTGTTCGCCAACTGGGGGCCCGATGCGGCAGACCAGCGTCGCGCGGCTGTATGA
- the hpf gene encoding ribosome hibernation-promoting factor, HPF/YfiA family: MNLNITGHHVEVTPAIREYVMTKLDRVIAHFDNVTSVNVILSVEKLKQKAEVTVHVRGKDIYVESDDANLYAAIDSMTDKLDRQVQKYKQKVADHNHDALKHQSPEA, from the coding sequence ATGAATCTCAACATCACCGGGCATCACGTCGAAGTCACGCCGGCCATCCGCGAATACGTGATGACGAAGCTGGACCGCGTCATCGCTCATTTCGACAACGTCACCAGCGTGAACGTGATTCTCTCGGTGGAGAAGCTGAAGCAAAAAGCCGAGGTCACCGTACACGTGCGCGGCAAGGACATCTACGTCGAGAGCGACGATGCCAACCTCTACGCCGCCATCGACAGCATGACCGACAAGCTCGATCGCCAGGTGCAGAAGTACAAGCAGAAGGTGGCCGATCACAACCACGACGCGCTCAAGCACCAAAGCCCCGAAGCGTGA
- a CDS encoding RNA polymerase factor sigma-54, protein MKPTLQLKLSQHLTLTPQLQQSIKLLQLSTLELNTEIERFLLENPMLEREEPDGGHDFQASIAPSGATQSTSTGDGPGDAAPEHEPRSENSDSASFEEGMDWSGSGSGSSGNRDDDDDVDFQEFQAAGISLRDHLDQQVALSPLSDRDRSLVRFLIEALDDDGYLHQELEELLELLPPELDVELDDLSIALRHVQSLEPAGIGARTPQECLALQLQAMPANPVRNLALEIVSQHLELLAERNFAKLKKLTGCDDDALRAAHALICRLDPHPGAQHSVEETRYVLPDVVVRKQRGRWTVQLNPEAMPRLRINQLYASILQQNRGQGGGLTSQLQEARWLIKNVQQRFDTILRVSQAIVDQQRQFFDHGEVAMRPLTLREIADQLELHESTVSRVTTQKFMATPRGVFELKYFFGSHVATDTGGAASSTAIRALIRQLVDAEDRKKPLSDARIAELLGQQGIVVARRTIAKYRESLNIPPVSLRKTI, encoded by the coding sequence ATGAAGCCCACGCTACAACTCAAGCTCTCCCAGCACCTCACGCTGACGCCGCAGCTGCAGCAGTCCATCAAGCTGCTGCAGCTCTCCACGCTGGAGCTCAACACCGAGATCGAGCGCTTCCTGCTCGAGAACCCGATGCTGGAGCGCGAGGAGCCCGACGGCGGTCACGATTTCCAGGCTTCGATCGCGCCCTCCGGTGCCACCCAGAGCACGTCGACCGGCGATGGCCCCGGCGATGCGGCTCCCGAGCACGAACCACGCTCCGAGAACAGCGACTCCGCCAGCTTCGAGGAAGGCATGGACTGGTCGGGCAGCGGCAGCGGTTCGAGCGGCAACCGCGACGATGACGACGACGTCGACTTCCAGGAATTCCAGGCTGCCGGCATCTCGCTGCGCGACCATCTCGACCAGCAAGTCGCCCTGTCGCCGCTGTCCGACCGTGATCGCTCCCTGGTGCGCTTTCTGATCGAGGCACTGGACGACGACGGCTACCTACACCAGGAGCTCGAAGAACTGCTCGAACTCCTGCCGCCGGAGCTCGACGTCGAACTCGACGACCTGAGCATCGCATTGCGCCACGTGCAGAGCCTGGAGCCCGCCGGCATAGGCGCACGCACCCCGCAGGAATGCCTGGCGCTGCAACTGCAGGCGATGCCGGCCAACCCGGTGCGCAACTTGGCGCTGGAAATCGTCAGCCAGCATCTCGAACTGCTCGCCGAGCGCAATTTCGCCAAGCTCAAGAAGCTCACCGGCTGCGACGACGACGCCCTGCGCGCGGCCCATGCCCTGATCTGCCGCCTGGACCCGCATCCGGGCGCCCAGCACTCGGTGGAAGAAACCCGCTACGTGCTGCCCGACGTGGTGGTCCGCAAGCAGCGCGGCCGCTGGACGGTGCAGCTCAACCCCGAGGCGATGCCGCGCCTGCGCATCAACCAGCTCTACGCCAGCATCCTGCAGCAGAACCGCGGCCAGGGCGGCGGCCTGACCAGCCAGTTGCAGGAGGCGCGCTGGCTGATCAAGAACGTGCAGCAGCGCTTCGACACCATCCTGCGCGTCTCCCAGGCCATCGTTGACCAGCAGCGGCAGTTCTTCGATCATGGGGAGGTGGCGATGCGGCCGCTCACGCTCAGGGAGATCGCGGACCAGCTCGAATTGCACGAATCCACTGTGTCGCGCGTCACCACGCAGAAGTTCATGGCGACCCCGCGCGGCGTGTTCGAACTCAAGTATTTCTTCGGCAGCCATGTCGCCACCGACACCGGTGGCGCGGCCTCTTCCACGGCGATTCGCGCGCTGATTCGCCAGCTGGTCGATGCCGAGGACAGGAAAAAACCCCTGTCCGACGCCAGGATTGCCGAATTATTGGGCCAGCAGGGTATCGTGGTGGCAAGGCGTACCATCGCCAAGTACCGCGAGTCACTCAATATCCCGCCGGTCAGTCTGCGCAAAACGATCTGA
- the lptB gene encoding LPS export ABC transporter ATP-binding protein — protein MSLLKVTGLQKRYKARTVVHDVGFEVDAGEVVGLLGPNGAGKTTCFYMIVGLVRADGGEILLEDARLTHLPIHERARLGLSYLPQEMSVFRKLTVAENIQAVLELRGLDSGRVAERLEELLEELGIAHLRNSTAISLSGGERRRCEIARALATDPRLILLDEPFAGVDPIAVLDIQKIIRFLKERGIGVLITDHNVRETLGICDRAAIISEGRVLASGQPREIIDNEQVRQVYLGEHFRL, from the coding sequence ATGAGTCTGCTTAAGGTCACCGGACTTCAAAAGCGCTACAAGGCGCGCACCGTGGTGCACGACGTCGGCTTCGAAGTCGACGCGGGCGAGGTCGTCGGCCTGCTCGGCCCCAACGGCGCCGGCAAGACCACCTGTTTCTACATGATCGTCGGTCTGGTGCGGGCCGATGGCGGCGAGATCCTGCTCGAAGACGCCCGCCTCACCCACCTGCCCATCCACGAACGCGCCCGCCTCGGCCTGTCCTACCTGCCACAGGAAATGAGCGTGTTCCGCAAGCTCACGGTGGCGGAGAACATCCAGGCGGTGCTCGAACTGCGCGGCCTCGACAGCGGCCGCGTGGCAGAGCGCCTGGAAGAACTGCTCGAGGAACTCGGCATCGCCCACCTGCGCAACAGCACCGCGATTTCACTGTCCGGTGGCGAGCGCCGCCGCTGCGAGATCGCGCGCGCGCTCGCCACCGATCCGCGTCTAATCCTGCTCGACGAACCCTTCGCCGGTGTCGACCCCATTGCGGTGCTCGACATCCAGAAGATCATCCGCTTCCTCAAGGAACGCGGCATCGGTGTGCTGATCACCGACCACAACGTGCGCGAAACCCTGGGCATCTGCGACCGCGCCGCCATCATCAGCGAAGGGCGCGTCCTGGCCAGTGGCCAGCCGCGGGAAATCATCGACAACGAGCAAGTCCGCCAGGTATATCTCGGCGAGCACTTCCGTCTCTGA
- the recX gene encoding recombination regulator RecX: MGEPSLRERAIRHLARREHSRSELARKLAAHGDAEEVDEVLGRMSELGLLSDTRFAGAWVRGKAGRFGAARLRRELTRRGVAAETIDEALAAECGDSELDRARAVWQAKFGSAPGDARKWARQARFLQSRGFASDLIRKILKESPDESA; this comes from the coding sequence ATGGGCGAACCCAGCCTGCGCGAACGAGCGATCCGCCATCTGGCGCGGCGGGAGCATTCCCGCAGCGAACTGGCGCGCAAGCTGGCCGCCCACGGCGATGCGGAGGAAGTGGACGAAGTACTCGGTCGGATGAGCGAACTCGGCCTGCTCTCCGACACCCGCTTCGCCGGCGCCTGGGTGCGCGGCAAGGCCGGACGTTTCGGCGCCGCCCGCCTGCGCCGCGAACTCACCCGGCGCGGCGTCGCCGCCGAGACGATAGACGAGGCACTGGCCGCCGAGTGCGGCGATTCCGAACTCGATCGCGCCCGCGCGGTGTGGCAGGCGAAGTTCGGCAGCGCCCCGGGCGATGCACGCAAATGGGCGCGACAGGCCCGCTTCCTGCAAAGCCGGGGCTTCGCTTCCGACCTGATCCGCAAAATACTGAAAGAAAGCCCCGATGAGTCTGCTTAA
- the recA gene encoding recombinase RecA, producing MDDNKAKALAAALSQIEKQFGKGSIMRMGDGNVEKDIQTVSTGSLGLDIALGLGGLPRGRVVEIYGPESSGKTTLTLQVVAEMQKLGGTAAFIDAEHALDVGYAEKLGVNITDLLISQPDTGEQALEIADMLVRSGGVDVVVIDSVAALTPKAEIEGEMGDQLPGLQARLMSQALRKLTANIKRTNTLVIFINQIRMKIGVMFGNPETTTGGNALKFYASVRMDIRRTGTIKRGDEVVGSETKVKVVKNKVSPPFKEAHFDILYGEGVSREGEIIDLGVDHKIVDKSGAWYAYNGDKIGQGKDNAREFLRANPALAREIENKVRVALGLKEMPVDGILPAAAEA from the coding sequence ATGGACGACAACAAGGCCAAGGCCCTTGCCGCGGCGCTCTCGCAGATCGAAAAGCAGTTCGGCAAGGGTTCGATCATGCGCATGGGCGACGGCAATGTCGAAAAGGACATCCAGACCGTTTCCACCGGCTCGCTCGGGCTCGACATCGCGCTCGGCCTCGGCGGCCTGCCGCGCGGCCGCGTGGTCGAGATCTACGGTCCTGAATCCTCCGGCAAGACCACGCTCACGCTGCAGGTCGTCGCCGAAATGCAGAAGCTGGGCGGCACCGCGGCCTTCATCGACGCCGAGCACGCGCTCGACGTCGGCTATGCCGAAAAGCTCGGCGTGAACATCACCGACCTGCTGATCTCGCAGCCTGACACCGGCGAACAGGCGCTCGAAATCGCCGACATGCTGGTGCGCTCGGGCGGTGTCGACGTCGTCGTCATCGACTCGGTCGCCGCGCTCACGCCCAAGGCCGAAATCGAAGGCGAGATGGGCGACCAGCTGCCCGGCCTGCAGGCCCGCCTGATGAGCCAGGCGCTGCGCAAGCTCACCGCCAACATCAAGCGCACCAACACCCTGGTGATCTTCATCAACCAGATCCGCATGAAGATCGGTGTGATGTTCGGCAACCCGGAAACCACCACCGGCGGCAACGCGCTCAAGTTCTACGCCTCGGTGCGCATGGACATCCGCCGCACCGGCACGATCAAGCGCGGCGACGAAGTGGTCGGCTCGGAAACCAAGGTCAAGGTCGTCAAGAACAAGGTGTCGCCGCCGTTCAAGGAAGCGCACTTCGACATCCTCTACGGCGAAGGCGTGTCGCGCGAGGGTGAGATCATCGACCTCGGCGTGGATCACAAGATCGTCGACAAGTCCGGCGCCTGGTACGCCTACAACGGCGACAAGATCGGCCAGGGCAAGGACAACGCTCGCGAATTCCTGCGCGCCAACCCGGCACTGGCGCGCGAGATCGAGAACAAGGTCCGCGTCGCCCTCGGCCTCAAGGAAATGCCGGTCGACGGCATCCTGCCGGCGGCGGCCGAGGCCTGA
- a CDS encoding CinA family protein: protein MDAELATLSRRVGDALSARGWLLATAESCTGGWIAEVVTATAGSSAWFDRGFVTYSNASKIDMLGVAGATLAAHGAVSIETVLEMASGTLARSHADVAVAVSGVAGPSGGSAEKPVGMVCLAWARRDQPAQATVCRFDGDREAVRRQTVLRALAEVIALAT from the coding sequence ATGGACGCCGAACTCGCCACCCTCTCGCGCCGCGTCGGCGACGCACTGAGCGCCCGCGGCTGGCTCCTCGCCACCGCCGAATCCTGCACCGGCGGCTGGATCGCCGAGGTGGTCACCGCCACCGCGGGCAGTTCCGCCTGGTTCGACCGGGGCTTCGTCACCTACTCCAACGCCAGCAAGATCGACATGCTGGGTGTCGCCGGCGCCACCCTCGCCGCGCACGGCGCGGTGAGCATCGAGACCGTACTGGAGATGGCAAGCGGCACCCTGGCACGCAGCCATGCCGACGTCGCCGTGGCGGTGTCGGGCGTTGCCGGCCCGAGCGGCGGCAGTGCCGAGAAACCTGTCGGCATGGTGTGCCTGGCCTGGGCACGACGGGACCAGCCCGCGCAGGCGACGGTCTGCCGCTTCGATGGCGACCGCGAGGCCGTGCGGCGCCAGACGGTGCTGCGGGCGCTCGCCGAGGTGATCGCGCTCGCAACCTAA
- a CDS encoding phosphatidylglycerophosphatase A has translation MRPTLTLLLSHPAHFISLGFGAGLSPRAPGTVGTLLAWLLFPLLRTPLSDFVFLALLLALFVAGILAAERTGRALGVSDHGGIVWDEMVATWLVLLLTPPTLIWQAIAVALFRFFDIVKPPPVGWADRSFKGGFGVMLDDLIAAGYTLLVLALLVSFFGA, from the coding sequence ATGCGCCCCACCCTGACGCTGTTGCTGTCCCATCCGGCCCACTTCATCTCGCTCGGTTTCGGCGCCGGCCTCTCGCCCAGGGCACCGGGCACCGTCGGCACCCTGCTCGCATGGCTGCTGTTCCCGCTGCTGCGCACCCCGCTCTCGGACTTCGTCTTCCTCGCCCTGCTGCTGGCCCTCTTCGTCGCCGGCATCCTCGCCGCCGAGCGCACCGGGCGCGCCCTCGGTGTATCCGATCACGGCGGCATCGTCTGGGACGAAATGGTGGCAACCTGGCTGGTACTGCTGCTGACGCCCCCCACCCTGATCTGGCAGGCGATCGCCGTAGCGCTGTTCCGCTTCTTCGACATCGTCAAGCCGCCGCCCGTCGGCTGGGCCGACCGCAGCTTCAAGGGCGGCTTCGGCGTGATGCTCGACGACCTTATCGCCGCCGGCTACACGCTGCTGGTACTCGCCCTGCTGGTCAGCTTCTTCGGAGCATGA
- the thiL gene encoding thiamine-phosphate kinase — MPATVPIAVPPPPSAASEFELIRRHFSRPCAHTTLAGGDDAALLQPRAGMQLAVSTDMLVAGTHFFADTDPAGLGWKALAVNVSDLAAMGAAPRWALLSLALPAADEAWIAAFADGFYACAARYGVDLAGGDTTRGPLNLSVTIIGEVPPARAVTRGGGRPGDDLWVSGQPGLAALGLAMLRGQFRPDRDGERCLDALHRPQPRVELGLALRGVASAMLDVSDGLLGDLGHILEQSRCGAIVELDRLPVAALLATGADPLLAQRCLLRGGDDYELLFSAPPAERTTLAGLSQRLALPLTRIGCLTEPGSLLLRHADGRLEPAAAAGYDHFA; from the coding sequence ATGCCCGCCACCGTTCCCATCGCCGTACCGCCCCCGCCTTCCGCTGCATCGGAATTCGAGCTGATCCGCCGCCACTTTTCGCGCCCCTGCGCACACACCACGCTTGCCGGCGGCGACGATGCGGCGCTGCTGCAGCCCCGTGCCGGCATGCAGCTCGCGGTATCGACCGACATGCTGGTCGCCGGCACCCACTTCTTCGCCGACACCGATCCCGCGGGGCTGGGCTGGAAGGCGCTGGCGGTCAATGTGTCCGACCTCGCGGCAATGGGCGCGGCGCCGCGCTGGGCGCTGCTCTCGCTCGCCCTGCCGGCCGCCGACGAGGCCTGGATCGCCGCTTTCGCCGACGGCTTCTACGCCTGCGCCGCGCGCTACGGCGTCGATCTGGCCGGCGGCGACACCACGCGCGGGCCGCTCAACCTCAGCGTCACCATCATCGGCGAAGTCCCCCCGGCCCGGGCCGTCACCCGTGGCGGCGGTCGCCCGGGGGACGACCTCTGGGTGTCGGGCCAGCCCGGCCTCGCCGCGCTCGGACTGGCCATGCTGCGCGGGCAGTTCCGCCCGGACCGCGACGGCGAACGCTGCCTCGACGCGCTCCATCGTCCGCAGCCGCGCGTCGAACTCGGCCTGGCGCTGCGTGGTGTCGCCAGCGCCATGCTGGACGTATCCGACGGCCTGCTCGGCGACCTGGGCCACATCCTCGAACAATCCCGCTGTGGAGCGATCGTCGAACTCGACCGTCTGCCCGTCGCCGCCCTGCTCGCCACCGGCGCCGACCCGTTGCTGGCACAGCGCTGCCTGCTGCGCGGTGGCGACGACTATGAATTGCTGTTCTCCGCCCCGCCTGCAGAACGCACGACGCTGGCCGGGCTGTCACAACGCCTCGCCCTTCCACTCACCCGCATCGGCTGCCTCACCGAGCCCGGTTCGCTGCTGTTGCGTCACGCCGACGGCAGACTGGAACCCGCCGCTGCCGCCGGCTACGACCACTTCGCCTGA
- a CDS encoding RnfH family protein — protein sequence MRIGVAYADVAQPVWLKIDVPDDATVQQAIELSGILQTFPQIDLATQKVGIFGKLAKLDAALKPGDRVEIYRAIICDPTQVPRKNGAEDDDDE from the coding sequence ATGCGAATCGGAGTCGCCTATGCCGACGTCGCCCAGCCGGTGTGGCTGAAAATCGACGTCCCCGACGATGCCACGGTCCAGCAGGCCATCGAGCTGTCCGGCATCCTGCAGACCTTCCCGCAGATCGACCTCGCCACCCAGAAGGTCGGCATCTTCGGCAAGCTCGCCAAGCTCGACGCGGCACTCAAGCCCGGCGACCGCGTCGAGATCTACCGCGCCATCATCTGCGACCCCACCCAGGTGCCCCGCAAGAACGGCGCCGAGGACGACGACGACGAGTGA
- a CDS encoding electron transport complex subunit E, protein MSEACSTAAADGAAAKPAGPSYARLMKDGLWSNNPVLAQMIALCPTLAVTSSATNGLGMGLATTAVLILSNMLVASIRNLVSPNVRIPVFVVLIASLVSLIDMSMNAWMYELYQVLGLFIALIVVNCAILGRAEAFASKSPVLASAVDGLGMGLGFTATLVVLGGIREILGSGTLFAGASQMLGSSFAFLELTLIPDYKGFLMMILPPGAFFVIGFLIAGHRVIEQRAARRAEAAAAALPAGGAHA, encoded by the coding sequence ATGAGCGAAGCCTGTTCAACCGCCGCGGCCGACGGCGCCGCCGCCAAGCCGGCCGGACCGTCCTACGCCCGGCTGATGAAGGACGGCCTGTGGTCCAACAACCCGGTGCTGGCGCAGATGATCGCGCTGTGCCCGACCCTGGCGGTGACCAGCAGCGCGACCAACGGGCTCGGCATGGGCCTGGCCACCACCGCCGTGCTCATCCTCTCCAACATGCTGGTCGCCTCGATCCGCAACCTGGTCAGCCCCAACGTCCGCATTCCGGTGTTCGTCGTGCTCATCGCCAGCCTGGTCAGCCTGATCGACATGAGCATGAACGCCTGGATGTACGAGCTCTACCAGGTGCTCGGCCTCTTCATCGCGCTGATCGTGGTGAACTGCGCCATCCTCGGCCGCGCCGAGGCCTTCGCCTCCAAGTCGCCGGTGCTGGCCTCCGCGGTCGATGGCCTCGGCATGGGACTGGGCTTCACCGCCACCCTGGTGGTGCTCGGCGGCATCCGCGAGATCCTCGGCAGCGGCACGCTCTTCGCGGGCGCCAGCCAGATGCTGGGCTCGAGCTTCGCCTTCCTCGAACTCACCCTGATCCCCGACTACAAGGGCTTCCTGATGATGATCCTGCCTCCGGGCGCCTTCTTCGTCATCGGTTTCCTGATCGCCGGCCACCGCGTCATCGAACAGCGTGCCGCCCGCCGCGCCGAAGCGGCAGCCGCTGCCCTGCCGGCCGGCGGCGCCCACGCCTGA
- the rsxG gene encoding electron transport complex subunit RsxG yields MDIAKQFDTLWYQGTSLAVVALVTGSALAVAYGSAAPRIAEAQARKTQAALAEVLPKDSFDNELMSDTIVVKDADGREVRVYRARKAGTVTGVVFGMENKGYSGTIKLVMGVDLDGRLTGVRVTGHTETPGLGDKIELGKNPWVLSFTGKSLGDPAPAMWAVKKDGGVFDQFAGATITPRAVVSAVKRGLELYAGKRDLMVADTAPRS; encoded by the coding sequence ATGGACATCGCCAAACAATTCGACACCCTGTGGTATCAGGGCACCTCGCTGGCCGTCGTGGCGCTGGTGACCGGCTCCGCGCTCGCCGTGGCCTACGGCAGCGCCGCGCCGCGCATCGCCGAAGCCCAGGCGCGCAAGACCCAGGCCGCGCTCGCCGAAGTGTTGCCCAAGGACAGCTTCGATAACGAACTGATGTCCGACACCATCGTCGTCAAGGATGCCGATGGACGCGAGGTGCGCGTGTATCGGGCACGCAAGGCCGGCACCGTGACCGGCGTCGTGTTCGGCATGGAGAACAAGGGCTATTCCGGCACCATCAAGCTGGTGATGGGGGTCGATCTCGACGGCCGCCTCACCGGCGTGCGCGTCACCGGGCACACCGAAACCCCCGGCCTGGGCGACAAGATCGAGCTCGGCAAGAATCCCTGGGTGCTCTCCTTCACCGGCAAGTCGCTCGGCGACCCGGCGCCGGCGATGTGGGCGGTAAAGAAGGACGGCGGCGTGTTCGACCAGTTCGCCGGCGCCACCATCACCCCGCGCGCGGTAGTCAGCGCAGTCAAGCGCGGTCTCGAACTCTACGCCGGCAAGCGCGACCTCATGGTCGCCGACACCGCCCCCCGTTCCTGA
- a CDS encoding RnfABCDGE type electron transport complex subunit D translates to MNVISSPHAHGARSVGRVMLLVMLALVPATLAGFWRFGWPAVYLWLITILSCLVAEAFATRIRGIDTGRALFDGSAVLTGWLLAMSLPPWAPWWIGALGGAFAIVVTKHLFGGLGQNLFNPAMAARVMLLISFPVEMTQWLLPTPDALPGAMDALAITFGAGVPDAMSSASLLGHVKSEATKGILLDQSLIGHFSAGGFGLGERQGSLGETSALLLLGGGLFLVFQRIIGLRIPLAFLAGVALPAAIASTAAPSHYLGPLAHLLSGGVILAAFFIATDYVTSPSTPLGQWIFGLGCGLLTWIIRTWGAYPEGIAFAVMLMNATAPLIDQYTRPRIFGRGRDGRALNPAQSR, encoded by the coding sequence ATGAACGTCATTTCCTCCCCCCACGCCCACGGCGCCCGCAGCGTCGGCCGGGTCATGCTGCTGGTGATGCTGGCGCTGGTGCCGGCCACGCTGGCCGGCTTCTGGCGCTTCGGCTGGCCGGCCGTCTATCTCTGGCTGATCACCATCCTGTCCTGCCTCGTTGCCGAGGCCTTCGCCACCCGCATCCGCGGCATCGACACCGGGCGCGCCCTGTTCGACGGCTCGGCGGTGCTCACCGGCTGGCTGCTGGCGATGTCGCTGCCGCCCTGGGCGCCGTGGTGGATAGGCGCGCTCGGCGGCGCCTTCGCCATCGTCGTCACCAAGCACTTGTTCGGCGGGCTGGGCCAGAACCTCTTCAATCCGGCGATGGCGGCGCGGGTGATGCTGCTGATTTCCTTCCCGGTCGAAATGACGCAGTGGTTGCTGCCGACCCCCGACGCGCTGCCCGGCGCAATGGACGCGCTGGCGATCACCTTCGGCGCCGGCGTGCCGGATGCGATGAGCAGCGCCTCCCTGCTCGGCCACGTCAAGAGCGAGGCCACCAAGGGCATCCTGCTCGACCAGTCGCTGATCGGCCATTTCTCCGCCGGCGGCTTCGGCCTCGGCGAACGCCAGGGCAGCCTGGGCGAGACCAGCGCGCTGCTGCTGCTCGGCGGCGGCCTCTTCCTCGTCTTCCAGCGCATTATCGGCCTGCGCATCCCGCTTGCCTTCCTCGCCGGCGTCGCCTTGCCGGCTGCGATCGCCAGCACGGCGGCGCCCAGCCACTACCTCGGCCCCCTCGCCCACCTGCTGTCCGGCGGCGTGATCCTGGCCGCCTTCTTCATCGCCACCGACTACGTCACCTCGCCGAGCACACCGCTCGGGCAGTGGATCTTCGGCCTCGGCTGCGGCCTGCTGACCTGGATCATCCGCACTTGGGGTGCGTATCCGGAAGGCATCGCCTTCGCGGTGATGCTGATGAACGCCACCGCCCCACTGATCGACCAATACACCCGGCCGCGCATCTTCGGCCGCGGCCGCGACGGCCGCGCGCTGAACCCCGCCCAATCCCGCTGA